One Spinacia oleracea cultivar Varoflay chromosome 4, BTI_SOV_V1, whole genome shotgun sequence DNA segment encodes these proteins:
- the LOC130460098 gene encoding protein DETOXIFICATION 45, chloroplastic-like: MEETDVKDPNLKQSLESATSQISQLALSNSPTGKSSLNSIVGSDTANAGVDIDFLTFYVCTLMIWFLSKRVILLPPKFGDLKFGVYLKSGGFLIGRTVAVLITMTIGTSMAARQGPLAMAAHQICMQVWLAVSLLTDGLAASGQVYTPRNAPILVRKLMWFVSNGLSVLPASIYYWLERA, encoded by the exons ATGGAGGAGACAGATGTTAAAGATCCAAATTTAAAGCAATCTCTGGAGTCTGCTACTTCTCAGATTAGCCAGCTAGCTCTTTCTAATAGTCCTACTGGTAAATCTTCACTGAATTCTATTGTGGGATCAGATACGGCCAATGCAGGTGTAGATATTGACTTTTTGACTTTTTATGTCTGTACATTGATGATTTGGTTTCTTAGCAAGAGAGTAATATTATTACCTCCAAAATTTGGAGATCTGAAGTTTGGGGTCTATTTAAAATCTG GTGGATTTCTGATTGGAAGAACTGTGGCTGTTTTGATAACTATGACGATTGGGACCTCGATGGCTGCTCGTCAaggtcctctagctatggctgcTCATCAAATCTGTATGCAAGTGTGGTTGGCTGTCTCTCTTTTAACTGATGGATTGGCCGCATCTGGTCAG gtctacactccgaggaatgcgcctatactagtgaggaaattgatgtggttcgtgagcaacggGCTAAGTGTTTTACCCGCAAGTATTTACTATTGGcttgagcgcgcttga